The nucleotide window GTGATAGCACGGCCTTTAAAACGGATTGATGCTTTAACTTTATCGCCTTTTTCCAGGAACTTGATGGCATTGCGCAACTTCGTGTTGAAGTCATGCTCATCAATTGTCGGGCTAAGACGGACTTCTTTAGTTGTGATGATTTTTTGGTTCTTACGTGCTTCTTTCTCTTTCTTTTGCTGTTCGAACTTGAATTTTCCGTAGTCCATGATTCGGCCTACAGGAGGCTTCGCGTTCGGAGCAACAAGCACAAGATCAAGATTGACGCGCGCTGCGATCTCAAGAGCCTCAGCTTTGGATTTGATTCCTAATTGCTCGCCGTTTTGATCGATCAGACGAATTTCGCGAGCACGAATTCCCTCGTTTAATAACATCGCATCTTTGCTAATAATTAGCCACCTCCAGGGTTTTATCGAATACATTGTCAAGGAGAAGAAGTACATTGAAAGGACAAAGCCTTTATCTTGCTCACACAATGACATACGATATGGTCCATTTTTATTTTGCAATAAAAAAAGTGCAGGCGACGACACCCACACTTACGGAAACAAAATAATTAGACGTTTACGTATTACCTGCCAACAGCATTATTGCGTCAGCCAGGTGAGAAGCGGGTGCTTCTTCTTTCCTAAAACTTGTATTCAGTTCACTCTTGCTAATATAGCATAAAGAAATTGATGTGTCAAACGAATCACTTTTCGTTAACTGCAACAAAAAGTATTGTATCAGATAGGATTTAAGGCTGCAATACTTTTTTCAGGCGAAATTAAATTTATCCGAAAAAAAATATGTCGAAGGATCATAACAATACGTTAATTTGTCACTGCCTAATTGCTTCTTTCTTGCTATAATGATTGGTAGAATTATACAAGAAAGCTGGTGTACAAATGCTGATCGCAATTATCATTACCGGTGTGGTCACTGGACTGCTCGCTGGTACTGCATTGAAGTTTTTCAGGACTGGCTATGGTTTTTCAAATGAT belongs to Mesobacillus sp. AQ2 and includes:
- the infC gene encoding translation initiation factor IF-3, with the translated sequence MLLNEGIRAREIRLIDQNGEQLGIKSKAEALEIAARVNLDLVLVAPNAKPPVGRIMDYGKFKFEQQKKEKEARKNQKIITTKEVRLSPTIDEHDFNTKLRNAIKFLEKGDKVKASIRFKGRAITHKEIGQRVLDRFSEACKDVATIESHPKMDGRSMFLVLAPKTEK